In the Plectropomus leopardus isolate mb chromosome 5, YSFRI_Pleo_2.0, whole genome shotgun sequence genome, one interval contains:
- the LOC121943384 gene encoding complement C1q-like protein 4, translating into MRAIVLLCLLEAAFVQAFDFAWPGPGTNTGNVGVNPNSENACLADQASCSCCLMQQQIQRMKMFFNMSLNELEKELTKTKNVLNNVRASRSAFSVALTTEDKLKCYGPFRDDKLIIYKHVFINLGDGFNTETGVFTVPRSGVYSLALTVYSDAGSPGNTLAACAGLLVNGQLVAGPREKNMQDQEDSATIVVALHLNAGDLVAVNLPIGCFLCDDSSHYNTFTGFLLYATD; encoded by the exons ATGCGAG CTATTGTATTGCTGTGTCTGTTGGAAGCAGCCTTTGTCCAGGCTTTTGATTTTGCCTGGCCAGGACCTGGCACAAATACTGGAAATGTAGGTGTCAATCCCAACTCAGAAaatg CATGTCTTGCGGACCAGGCGTCATGTAGCTGCTGTCTGATGCAGCAGCAGATACAGAGGATGAAGATGTTCTTCAACATGAGCCTCAATGAGCTGGAGAAGGAgctgacaaagacaaagaacGTCCTCAACAATGTCAGAG CCAGCCGCAGTGCCTTCTCTGTCGCTCTTACCACTGAGGACAAATTAAAATGCTATGGCCCCTTCCGTGACGACAAGCTCATCATCTACAAACATGTCTTCATCAACCTGGGCGATGGCTTCAATACAGAGACTGGTGTCTTCACTGTTCCACGCTCTGGTGTCTACAGCCTCGCTCTCACTGTCTACAGTGATGCTGGTTCTCCTGGTAACACCTTGGCCGCCTGCGCTGGTCTGCTGGTTAACGGCCAGTTGGTGGCAGGacccagagaaaaaaatatgcaagacCAAGAGGACAGTGCTACTATTGTTGTGGCCCTCCACCTGAACGCTGGGGACCTGGTGGCCGTCAACCTGCCCATTGGATGTTTCCTGTGTGATGACAGCAGCCACTATAACACTTTCACAGGTTTCCTGCTGTATGCTACTGACTAA
- the nudt8 gene encoding nucleoside diphosphate-linked moiety X motif 8 has translation MLRAPQVLIWSCPLRPLLLLRESHLSASSKHTAAGWQGAGDGKERRGSTLSIETASCSTELSSFQSDDNNEKLRDASFQNLPSRAILCNHHHPPQVSASAKAKPDSDFWKCTVVEDLGQCLKAVSTYQDCLFNKTCLQPWRRPWDICQPSLSFTNKTLQSHLYYRQHFVRPFSSLRYMSWILNHFHSKQQPSSLPYYKTRAVHQAAPHVADAWRDCLSLENEIRCRQSLGPNLKLYEFDKEKKGSSQSQGKNQGRWASVLVSLCSVEGEPAFLFTLRSSTLKGTHKGDVSFAGGKSDPSDRDDVVATALREAREELGVSVAAEKVWGILKPLRDRSGMMVAPVLANLGPLEELSFKPNPGEVEEIFTLSLSHLCNPQNRGYTHFRIGDKYGYTLPVFRNGKHRVWGLTAVALDHTLKLIVPS, from the exons atgTTAAGGGCCCCTCAGGTCCTGATTTGGTCTTGTCCCTTAAGGCCATTGCTGCTATTGAGAGAATCccacctctctgcctcctctaaacacactgctgctggaTGGCAAGGTGCAGGAGATGGGAAGGAAAGAAGAGGATCAACATTGTCCATAGAGACTGCATCTTGTTCAACAGAGCTGTCTTCTTTTCAATCTGATGACAATAATGAGAAGCTGAGAGATGCTTCATTTCAAAACCTCCCATCCCGAGCTATTTTATGCAACCATCATCACCCGCCTCAGGTTTCTGCCTCTGCAAAAGCCAAACCAGATTCTGACTTTTGGAAATGCACTGTAGTAGAAGATTTAGGTCAATGCCTCAAAGCTGTGAGTACTTACCAGGACTGTTTATTCAACAAAACTTGCCTTCAACCCTGGAGAAGGCCTTGGGACATTTGCCAACCTTCACTCAGTTTCACCAATAAGACTCTACAAAGCCACTTATATTACAGACAGCACTTTGTTAGACCTTTCAGCTCATTGAGATATATGTCATGGATTTTGAACCACTTTCACAGTAAACAACAACCCTCCAGCCTCCCTTATTACAAAACTAGAGCAGTTCATCAGGCTGCCCCCCATGTGGCAGATGCCTGGAGAGACTGTCTGTCCCTGGAGAATGAAATACGATGTCGACAGAGCCTGGGGCCAAACTTAAAGCTGTACGAGTTtgataaagagaaaaaggggTCAAGTCAGAGCCAGGGAAAGAACCAGGGCAGGTGGGCATCAGTCCTGGTCTCACTGTGCTCTGTTGAGGGGGAGCCGGCGTTCCTCTTCACTCTGCGCTCCAGCACACTGAAGGGCACTCACAAGGGAGATGTCAG CTTTGCAGGAGGGAAGAGTGATCCATCAGATCGAGATGATGTGGTGGCCACAGCGTTGAGAGAAGCCAGGGAGGAGCTGGGTGTTTCTGTGGCAGCAGAGAAGGTCTGGGGCATCTTGAAGCCTCTCAGGGACAGG TCGGGGATGATGGTAGCTCCTGTGCTGGCTAACCTCGGCCCCCTGGAGGAGTTGTCCTTCAAACCAAACCCTGGAGAG GTTGAGGAGATTTTCACCCTGTCTTTGTCCCACCTGTGCAACCCTCAGAACCGCGGCTACACACACTTCCGCATTGGCGACAAGTACGGATACACCCTCCCAGTGTTTCGTAACGGGAAGCATCGAGTGTGGGGCCTGACAGCCGTCGCCCTAGATCATACCCTGAAACTCATTGTCCCCTCTTAG
- the ftr86 gene encoding finTRIM family, member 86 — MSFMETGISALSQHMASAWSEEETFVCSICLDTLKDPATLPCGHSYCLACIQSHWDKKNSKGEYSCPQCRQVFNPRPSLARSTLLVEAMEKLRTNSLKQSPSTAISSAPPSMPIYLEVLPDNIGPRQGSMYPQLPAVEPRPCRQHNQPLDLFCHEDKECVCEVCCQHGHKGHRVLKPQEERKERQKELNQMQVDVQKRIQETEKKLKELPHGARQHKALVQALQQESTDLFSELIKNVNQTGIQVGEVLSTHETSLGCQVEGQIQKLEQKVASLRWKSEELSRLADTQDHIHFLKNFLTMDPLVEMGTTEESIFSQEEAVVASVRSVLKELQESVQDVCKASLTKIVTIVNPDAVASMPNGASEAASSTTAAGNSGQATAQNTVYEMMTDPPPLPPPRPKGHGDLPKHPACEASAPPPPFPPPQPGAPPATTVGLVNPEPKTREELLKFRFEPTMDASTVYRHVQLSDRGRKATMRTENLNLPENPERFHFWRQVLCSEPLGGSPYYWEVEWTGTKITIGVAYKEMERKGSDDNSRLGHNALSWSLYWSGTGFSFWHNGQEKLLGSPKARRIGVYLDQHAGILAFYRITHNQADLIHRHRTQFTGPLYPGFRFWAGVGSAVTICQLD; from the exons ATGAGTTTCATGGAAACTGGCATTTCAGCCTTGTCT CAACACATGGCCTCAGCCTGGTCTGAAGAGGAGACCTTTGTCTGCTCAATATGCCTGGACACCCTGAAAGACCCTGCCACTCTACCTTGTGGACATTCGTACTGTTTGGCTTGTATCCAGAGCCACTGGGATAAGAAAAACAGCAAGGGTGAGTACAGCTGCCCCCAGTGTCGGCAGGTCTTCAACCCTCGACCCTCTCTGGCCAGGAGCACTCTGCTAGTGGAGGCTATGGAGAAACTAAGAACCAACAGCCTCAAGCAAAGCCCCTCCACAGCCATCTCCTCTGCCCCGCCATCCATGCCTATCTACCTGGAGGTCCTACCGGATAATATAGGGCCGCGACAGGGCAGCATGTACCCTCAGCTTCCAGCAGTGGAGCCCAGGCCCTGCCGTCAACACAACCAACCCCTGGACCTGTTTTGCCATGAAgacaaagagtgtgtgtgtgaggtttgtTGCCAGCATGGACACAAGGGGCATCGTGTGCTTAAACcacaggaggagagaaaggagagacag AAAGAGCTCAATCAGATGCAGGTAGATGTACAGAAGAGAATCCAAGAGACTGAAAAGAAGCTTAAGGAGCTCCCACATGGGGCTCGCCAACACAAG GCCTTGGTGCAGGCTCTACAACAAGAGAGCACAGATTTATTCTCTGAGCTAATCAAAAACGTGAATCAAACAGGCATCCAGGTTGGTGAGGTCCTCAGCACCCATGAGACCTCCTTAGGCTGCCAGGTTGAGGGGCAGATTCAAAAACTGGAGCAGAAGGTAGCATCACTGCGCTGGAAGAGTGAGGAGCTGAGCAGGCTGGCTGATACGCAGGACCACATCCACTTCTTGAAG aattttCTCACCATGGATCCACTGGTAGAGATGGGTACAACAGAGGAGTCAATATTTAGTCAGGAGGAAGCGGTGGTAGCCTCTGTGCGCTCAGTCTTGAAAGAACTACAAGAATCAGTACAAGACGTCTGCAAAGCCAGCCTGACCAAGATCGTCACAATAG TGAATCCTGATGCTGTGGCTTCAATGCCTAATGGTGCATCAGAAGCAGCTTCAAGCACTACAGCAGCTGGTAACAGTGGTCAGGCCACCGCACAAAACACAG TGTATGAGATGATGACAGACCCTCCACCTTTGCCGCCTCCAAGACCTAAAG GGCATGGGGATTTACCCAAACATCCTGCATGTGAAG CTTCAGCTCCGCCTCCACCCTTCCCTCCTCCTCAACCTGGAG CACCTCCTGCAACAACAGTGGGACTTGTTAATCCAGAACCAAAGACAAGAGAAGAATTGCTGAAAT TTCGCTTTGAACCCACCATGGATGCCAGCACGGTGTATCGCCACGTGCAGCTGTCAGATAGAGGTCGTAAAGCCACGATGCGGACTGAAAACCTGAACCTGCCAGAAAATCCTGAACGCTTCCACTTCTGGAGACAGGTTCTCTGCAGTGAGCCCTTAGGAGGGAGCCCTTACTACTGGGAGGTGGAGTGGACCGGAACGAAG ATCACCATCGGCGTGGCCTACAAGGAGATGGAACGAAAGGGTTCTGATGACAACAGCCGTTTGGGCCACAATGCTCTATCCTGGAGCCTGTACTGGTCCGGGACCGGCTTTTCCTTCTGGCACAATGGCCAGGAAAAACTGCTGGGCTCCCCTAAGGCCCGACGGATTGGCGTCTATCTGGATCAGCATGCAGGGATTCTGGCTTTTTACCGCATCACGCACAACCAGGCTGATCTCATCCATCGGCACCGGACCCAGTTCACCGGCCCGCTGTACCCAGGGTTCAGGTTCTGGGCAGGAGTGGGGTCTGCAGTGACCATTTGCCAATTGGATTAA